A stretch of DNA from Parcubacteria group bacterium:
GAAGAGCAAAAGATCATGCAAAAAGCAATTTCCGGCACAGATATAATCGTTTTTTGGGAAACGGGTCTGCCACGCAAGAATGCATTTTTAGTGGGTTGGCTCAACAAAAATGCTGATGAAGTTCTCGAAGGGAAAAAACTCGTTGGTCATGATTTGACCATGTGGATCACACAATATGCCAAAAAATGTAATGCGAAAATTGACAGAGAGACGGTCGATGAGCTCGTTCTCTATGTAGGCAATGATCTATGGCGATTGGCACAAGAGATTGATAAATTGTCAGCATATGTGTCCGGACGTGTCATTGCAGTTGAAGATGTACACGTTTTGGTGCATGGGCAGATTGATGCGGATATGTTTGCAACGATTGAGGCAATCGTTGCACGAGACAAGGGACATGCACTGACATTGCTCAAAAAACAGCTTGCCAAAGGTGATGATCCCTTCCATATTTTTAGCATGTATACATATCAGATCCGCACGTTGCTTCTCGTTGGTGGTGCATCACAATGGGGCGTGGTTCAGGATAGAAATGTTGTTGCAAAGCTTGCGGGGGTGCACCCGTTTGTCGCACAAAAAGCACTTCTCCTTGTCAAAAAAGTCTCACAAAAAGTACTAACAAACGCACATAAGCACCTAACGGTTCTGGACAGAGAGATCAAAACCGGTAAACGGGATGTGCAGAGTGCATTGGATCTTTTTGTCATGGGGATATAGAAAATGTAAAACAATTATTCACCTTTTTCTACATATTATAAAATTATCTGACAAATGTACGTCTTTGCGAGGAGGAACGACGAAGCAATCTTAAATATTGAAAAAAATACAGTATATCCAAACAAGTTTGCTTCGTCGTTCCTCCTCGCAAAGACAAGAGTTTTAGAGATATTTTCTTGGGAAAAGGTGAATAGGGACAATGTAAAAAATTGCCAAAATATTCTTTGTGTGGCACTATAATGGAATAAAAGGCATATCACATGTGGTATTGCCGTTTGTTCTTTTATCAATACATGGAGATAAAAAGGAGAGGAGAAAATGTCGTGGATCATATTTCAACCAATTTACAAGGAGGCGATATGGGGCGGTCTCAATTTAGCAACGCTCTTTAGAAGAAAGTTGCCACAGAAATCTTCGCACATTGCAGAAAGCTGGGAAATTGTTGATCGACCCAATAATCAATCTTGCGTAAGGTATAAACAACAAAAGACAACATTGAGAGAGGTTATATTATCCGATGGTGCTTACGTGATGGGTCCGAGATGGGACGCACAAGATCGATTTCCGATACTTGTGAAATTATTGGATTGCAATGATCGCTTGAGTCTGCAAGTACATCCGCCACATGAAATAGCAAAAAAATTTGGTGGTGATGCTAAGGATGAATTTTGGTATGTGATAGAAACCACAAAGGAGGAAGCCCAAATTTTTGCCGGTTTGAAAAAAGGTGTGACGCGAGAAATTTTCATACAAGCATTGGATCAAAGGAACCTGGAGTCGTGTTTGCACGCGGAGAAATGTGAGAAAGGGAAGTCGATCTTTATCCCAAGTGGACGGTTGCATGCGATCGATACAGGGAATGTCATATTGGAAATTCAAAAGAATTCCACGACAACATTTCGTGTGTATGATTGGGATCGTCCCGGTCTCGATGGCAAACCGCGCCAATTGCATATTAAGGAGTCACTGTCTAGTACCAATTTCAGTGATTATGAACCGCATATGCATAAAAATCTCTCAAATGCGATTCTGGCGACGAATTCTTCATTTACTGTGACTGCAACAACGATCGAGCACGCTGGTAAGCCGCTAGCACTGAGAGCAAACCACTGTCCACGACTATTACATGTTGTGGAAGGCACAGTATTTGACCAGAACACTGGTGCAATTTTGCACATTGGGTCAACGGCTCTTCTGCCATATGCAGAAAGTTTCTCAATTTCCACAAGTGATGTTGCAAAAGTTCTTGTGACACGTATCCATGTGTGATGCGTCAAAAATGTGACAAAAAAATGAAACCCACATACTTGGAGCTACAGTATGTGGGTTTTTCTTCATACAAAAAACATCCCCATAGTGAGGATGCTTTTTGAAAGGTTATTTTTTCTTCATCGCAACAACTTTTTTGTTGAGGCGTGATTTTTTGCGTGCGGCGGTATTTTTTTTGATGACATTCTTTTGCACGGCTTTGTCGAGTGCTTTTTGTGAAAGTTTCAAATATGTGTCAACCTCCTTTGTGTTATTGGTTGCAATTGCTTTTTCGAGTTTTTTGATTGCTGTACGATATGCACCGCGGGTTTTGCGATTTGCCTCGGTTTTTTTTGCAGTGACTTTTACATACTTCTTTGCAGCATCGATGATTGGCATAGTGTTATTGAGATAATTGAATTTAAATTCGTCCTGTCGCTCACGAGCGACTGGATACATCCTGCCACTTGCGAGTGACGGGATAAGCATTAGATACCGATCACATCCGCAAAACTGAGAAATTCACGAAAACGATCGTTTCTTATTTTTAGCACAGAACTTTGATTTTGGCAAGATTAGATTGGTAGACATTTAGACAGGTAGATTAGTAGACCAGTGAAAGGGTGTATTGTAAATATTTTTTTGCGTATATCCATAATGTAGTGGTACACTTGTGATAGAAAGCATTGCCGTTTTAATGATAATTTTGTATACTTTTTGTCTACATTTCTACTAGTCTAAATGTCTAACAGTCTAAAAAATGATCGGTTATCTCAAAGGTTCTATTATCGCCAAGACCAAAGATGCTATTATTGTGGATGTTCATGATGTGGGATATGAGGTTTTTATGTCTGGTTTTGCTGTGGAAAAAGTTGATGGGGATGTATCTCTTCATATTCATACACATGTGCGCGAACAAGAAATTTCTCTCTATGGATTTTTGACAAAAGAGGAATTGCGGATGTTCGAGATGCTCATCAGCATTTCCGGTATCGGGCCAAAGGCGGCACTCAATATTCTTTCAATTGCCGACGTGCCGACATTGTCAACAGCGATCGCGCACAAAGACACAAGCATCCTCACAAGGGTATCCGGCATTGGCAAAAAAACAGCAGAAAAAGTCATCCTGGAACTTTCCGGAAAAGTTGTCGCACCAATCGATGCGGCAATCGGTAATGCGATGACACACGCTGATGCGATCGATGCATTACGCTCTCTCGGTTATAGCGCATCCGAAGCGCGCGATGCCTTGAGCAATGTGCCAAAGGACGTGAAAGATGTGGGCGAGTGTGTGCGATTGGCGCTTAAATATTTGGGCAAATAAAAATATGGAAAAAACATGCGGTGTATTATATGCAGTGGCAACGCCAATCGGTAATCTGGGCGATATGACCATGCGTGCGATCGAGACACTAAAGACTGTTGATCTGATCGTGTGCGAGGATACGCGTGTGACAGTAAAATTGTTGCGTCACTATGAGATCAACACCAAAACGGTTTCATATCATCAACATACAACGGATGACAAAGCACAGCGCATTATCGATGAGATCATCGAGGGAAAAAATGTTGCTGTCGTGACGGATGCCGGTACACCGGGCATCAGTGATCCGGGCAATAAACTTGTCGCATTGGCAGTTGAGAACGGTATTCGCGTTGAGCCGATTCCCGGTCCGTCGGCACTTGGCGCGATTGTTTCCGTTGCCGGCATTGATCTGCAGAAATTTCTCTTTTTGGCATATCCGCCACACAAAAAAGGACGACAAACATTCTTTCATCAGGTGATCGCATCTGATGTGCCGGTAATTTATTATGACAGCGTGCATCGTGTGATCAAAAATCTCCACCTCCTCCAAGAATTATCAGAAGAAGAACCACACGTGATCGTCGGACGCGAATTGACCAAAATGCATGAAGAGATCGTGCGTGGCGCAGTGGCGGAAGTGCTGGCGTATTTTGCAGAACATCCGGATAAAGTGCGTGGCGAATTTGTGGTTATTGTGTGCAAATAAGATCAAAGTGTCATTGCGAGTTCGCCTATGGTGGACGAAGGTAATTTCAGACAGCATTATTGAAAGCAAAATGCTGTCATCCTGAACTTGTTTCAGGATCTCACATGTATGGCTTATATAGATCTTGAAACAAGTTCAGGATGACATGGAAATTAAATGAGCTCATAAAAAATTCAAAAATAAAAAACTCCCTTCGTCAGTCGACGGGGGAGTTTTTGAATTTCAAAAAATTATTTCTTGCGGATAAGCCCAACAACAAGAGAAACGATAAAAAGGAGGATGCCGACAACAAGCAATCCAAACCATGCACCGAGATGTGAAATGGATCCGAGCCAGAGCGAAAATCCTGTGAGGACAAATACACCACCGATGATACCGACAAATACGATCGTGAATGTCACAACGGCATTGTGTGTGATGCGATTTGCTGTCTCCTCTACGCGTTCAGCGATACGATCTTGTGCGAGCTTGAGAAGCGATCCTGCAAGCTCGGAGATCGCGGACACAACCGGCGAGGAGAGGGCACTTTCTATTGGTGAGGATTCTTCTTTGTGAGATGGGGTCATAAATTTTTTCTAAGTGATTACTGTACGTTTACTATACCATGTTTGGCAGGAGAAAAAAAGAAATCGGCACAGTCAATATAATGATTGTGCCGATCGGACGTTGGTATTAATGAAACACTCCGGAGGGACGTACTTCTGCACGCCGTTCCTCCAGGAGCTTTGAGAATTGCTCGTCATCATACGCATACTCGGCGGCTTCGCAGAGATACGAGTTAAAACTGAACACGCGCAAGAATCTACAGGCAACTTCCTTTTTGAGGATCGTCGATCGGATCACAGCTTCCACCACCTTGATGTTTGAGTGATAGTAACTGACGATGTTCCAGATGTCAGTCTCACACAGGCGTTCTGCATGTGTTGTGATCTGATCGTACATGTCCTTTCCAAGGTTTTTTGAGTTCATTACTGCCTCGATGATGGATTGTGCGTTAGGGGATACGGGAGTTCTAGTAGCCATTGAAATACCTCCATTCATGGGGTTTATTGTTAAATTTACTTCACTAAAAAACCAACTGACTATTATATCACCAAATTGACAATTTGTCAATATTTAGTGATAAAAAGTGCCATAAATAAAGGGTTTTTGGCAAAATAAAAACCCGATATGCACAAACGCAGTTGTGCGATATCGGGTGTGGAGGTTCTGGGGCAGTTTTCAGGCGGCGAGAGGTAAAGTGGCGTGGCGTTTGTCCATCACTGGAGTTAAAATGGCCGCTATTTTAGGGTCATTGGTAGCCGCGTCGATCAACCAGAGATTATCTGTGGACAGATGCATAATGACTCGCGAAAACAAACGTCGAGCATCCGGAGAATTTCTTTTGTGCATGCTCGCAATGAGCCACACAATGAAATCCTGATCATCTTTATGGATTTTTGCAGCAGACTCACAGAGTGTGTAGTTAAACCTGAACGTTTGCGAAAGTTCAGCCTGTAGTGTTTCTGCGGTTGCGATGCCCATGCTGATCACTTTCGCGATCAAGCGGACATCATCTTTAAAGGTGATAAAAAAATTCTTCAGATCACTCTGAAAGGTTAATCGATCGGCGATCTGACGAAGTTCAAATTCTGCAGTAGCAAGATGATTGCCACCACCACGCCTGATTGCCTGAGTACGTTGGATCACTTTGTTCATGGGGAGACCTCCTCCTAGGGTTTGTTGTTGAGGGTAATTGTTAAGGTAAACAGAGTATCCTAGCAGAAAAAGGCGACTTTGTCAACTGCATGCATCATTTTTTCTTGATTTTATAAGGTTTTTCCTTTATACTTGCTATAGATAATCCTTCTTTTTTATGCATGTTATGACAAAAAATTTTTACATCACGACGACTTTGCCTTATGTTAATGCTGCGCCACATGTTGGTTTTGCCAGTGAGATCGTGTACGCAGATGCACGTGCACGCTTTGAACGACTCTCAGGCAAGGATGTGGTATTCAATACCGGTACAGATGAACATGGTAGTAAGATCTGGCAAAAGGCCACAGAAGCAGGAAAGGATCCGCAAACATATGTGGATGAATATGCGACAAAATTTGATGAGCTCAAAAATCTTTTGAATTTGAGTTACACACATTTCATCCGCACGACAGACGCGCATCACATATCTGCGGCACAGGAAATGTGGCGACGCGTGGATGCCAATGGCTTTATTTACAAAAAACAATACAGTGTGAAATATTGCGTCGGCTGTGAATTGGAAAAGACGGATAGTGAGTTGGTGGATGGAGAGTGTCCGCTACACCCTGGGAAAGAATTGGAACTTATCGATGAAGAAAACTATTTCTTTAAGTTCAGTGCATTTGGAGAAAAATTGCTTGCACTCTATAAAAACAACCCGGAGTTTGTTATGCCACACAAGAGACTGAACGAAATCGCATCTTTTGTAGAAGGGGGGTTGCAGGATTTCTCGATCTCGCGACTCAAAGAAAAAATGCCATGGGGTGTTGCGGTGCCGGGCGATGACGATCATGTGATGTATGTGTGGTTTGATGCGCTGACAAATTATATCTCCACTATCGGGTGGTTTGATGATGAGAAAAATTTTGAAAAATTCTGGGGTACGACTGATGCGCCAAACGCGATTCAAATTGCAGGAAAAGACAATCTGCGCCAGCAAAGCGCAATGTGGCAAGCGATGCTTATGGCGGCAGAATTGCCAACAAGCAAACAAATATTTATCAATGGGTTTATCGGTGTGGACGGACAAAAGATGAGCAAATCATTGGGCAATGTGATTGCACCAAAAGAAATGGTAGAAAAATACGGGGTAGACGGTACACGCTATCTCCTCCTCACCAAGAGCAACTTCGGCGAGGACAGGGACATTTCATGGGACAAAATGACGGCAAAATATAATGCTGATCTGGCAAACGGTCTGGGCAATCTCACGGCGCGCATCATCACGCTTGCAGGAGATTTGCAGTATGATGCAGAAAAGATCGAGCACATCGACCTCGCGGAAGATGTGAATGCAATGCAGATGAATCACGCATTGGAAAAAGTGTGGGAAAGGGTAACACGTGCCAACAAATTCATCGAGGACAACAAACCATGGGAATTGCGCAAAAACGATGAAGCAAAATTTACCGAAGTGATGGTCACACTATTGCAAGACCTGCATACGATCGCAGTTGCACTGCAACCATTTATGCCGGAATCATCAGAAAAGATCGTGAGCGCGCTCAAAACCCGCGAACGCGTAATCCTTTTTGGAAGGATATAAAATCAATTATGCAGGAGCAGATTTATAATCTGTTTCTGTATCAGATCACAAGTTCTTTGATGTTAAAATATCCTTGGCTTGTGTGAGTCTATCCTCGAAGTTGTCCTCAGTATTTATACACATGAGTCCATGTTTTTTCGCTTCCTCACTAAAATATTTCCCATATACAATCAATGATTTCGCAGCAAACTTGATTGTTTCCTCATTTTTGGTATTACCCATCAACCAATCGTGATACTGGCTGGTATTTTGATATAATCCTTTGAGAATCTCTTCTTTATGTATTTTAACTAAATACATAATTTTAATGTTTGTATTATCTTTGTATTTTTTTACCAAATGTGGTAGTAGGTGAGTGCCTTCGATAATATAATCCATTTTGCATAACAAGAGATGGTCAATTAGAGATTCCACACCTGGCCACACAGACGTGATCTCTGTCATGTCAGCGTCAAAGATCTCTTGATCTGTGTAATTTCTAAAAAAATCATCAATCTTATCGGCGTTGAACATTTTCATAAAGGGAAATTTTTTTTCTCGCTCGTCAGCTTTAAAATAAGGCATAATAATAGGACGGATATTATCGACGGAAAGATAGGGAATTTTGAGTTTGTCACCTAACTCTCTGGACAGAGTGCTTTTGCCTGCGCGTGGCGAACCACTGATCAAATAGATCATAAAATTAATTTATATTTAGTATTTATAATAGTACTCTAAATAAAATATATTCACAAAAACCAAAAACAGAAAATCCCCAATGACGATGCAGAGGGGATTTTTGATGAGTGATTATTCAACGTGATCGATAAATGTGATTATGCGTTCATAAATGGACTGGAGCATTTCCAGCGTAAATAGCGTATCACCTTCTAAAAATTCGCGATTTTCTGCGACAAATGACAATAGTTTTATACCTAATCGTGAAGTGACACACTGAACAAGTAATTGTGTCAGTAACTCTATGGGTTGTTCAGCATTCTTTTCTAAATAGCTTTGAGAGAATTGTTTTTGATAGGCGATAAATGTTTGCTTAAGTTGTTCTTGTTGCAAGGCATCTCGTCTTTCAATTTCCTTCAAAGCATTCATTATTGTGGCAGTGTCCATGTATTTCTCCTAAAATTTGAGGTTAATATGAGTAGATGCAGTTTTTACCAGCGCTCACCATGGATGTAAGCGCCTTCAGATTCCGGAACCTCCGAAAGTATTTCTGATAGAAACCATCCGGCAATAATTCCTTTTTCTCCCATGTTGAAATGGCTGTTGTGTAGAATTGTATCAAAAAGGAGTATGTGAAGATGTTTTTCTGATTCAGATATTTGAGCATCCTTCCATTTCCACTGTTCGAAAGTGAAAAATATTCCAGAAAAGATCCCTCGCCCACGCGCATGGGATTCCTCACTGAAAATACTTGATACATAGTTAACCCACGGGTTATTGAATTTTGTAAATTCATCCGGACACAGCTCCTTGTTCACGATAAAACGAACGATTTTTCCATTTAACATTTCTCTGGCAAAACCTTCCACCATAAATTTTTCTACAGTTTTTTGAGTTGGCATGGCACGATCTCCTTAGTTGGTGGTTTGTTTGGCGCATCTTCATTGTGAAAGAACGATTGACAGTCAAGCATATGGCACTATCTGCAATATGTCAATTAAAGTTCAACAAATGTTGACAATATATTGACAACAGTATAGGATGAGGATATATATGTCAGTCAATCTAACACTCAAAAAATTGGGGCTTAATGAAAAAGAAGTGCGAGTATATCTCGCTTTGCTTCGGCGTGGAAAAACTAAACCTGCAGAATTGGCAAAACTGACCAAGCTCAACAGGGCAACGCTCTATCATATTGCCAAAGGCCTGGTTTCTTCAGGTATCATTGCCGAAGACTTGAGCGGTAAAACTTTGCAATATGTATCTTTGCCGATCAACGATCTGAAAAATATTTTAGAATCTGACAAAAGGGCATTAAAAGAGAAAGAGGATTTGGTCAAGCGGGCAGTTGGTGAGCTTCGACTTATTAGTTCAGAAAAATCATATCCCGTCCCCAAGATCAGATTTATAGAAGAGAAAGATCTGGAAAAGTTCTTGTTTGATAATTTGGTGAAGTGGCAAAAAAATGTCATTGCATCAGACGGTTTTTGGTGGGGTTTTCAAGACCACACGTTTGTTGAAAATTATCCCGCTTGGATCGCGGAGAGTTGGAAAACAAAGGAAAGTCAGCATAAAAATTATTTACCGCAAGTGTTTACAAATGATTCGGCTCCTGAGCGGAGATTAAAAGGGAAATACCAGCCAAAAAGACATGTCAAATTTTTGGCGGATACAAATTTTACAGCAACCACGTGGGTGTGTGGAAATTATATTGTCATGATCCATACGCGCCACACCCCTTTTTATCTCATTGAAATTCATGATGAAATGATGGCGCTTAATATGCGAGAAATATTTCGAAAGTTATGGGAAATTCCGACAAAAGAGGCGAATAAATTATAAAACAAAATATGAAATGGATCTATCAAAAAAATGATGTGCCGGTGCGGGATGCTGGTAAAAAGGTGCGTTATAAAGTGACGCCTGCAGCATATGTGATCCCTGTGTGGCAGGGGAAAATCTTGCTTGCGCGGCGATTTCAGACAGGGTATGAAGATGGCAATTATAGTCTGGTGGCGGGGCATGTGGAGCGGGGAGAAACGTTTGTACAATGCATTGTGCGGGAAACAAGGGAGGAGATCGGGATCATCGTGCAACCAGATGATTTGGAAATGGTGCATACAATGCATAGGAAAATAGGAAAAGATAGTGAGCGTGTGGATCTGTTTTTTGTGACAACGCGGTGGCAGGGCGAGATCACAAATTGTGAGCCTCATAAATGTGACGATCTTTTGTGGTGTGATGGTGAAAATTTGCCTCAAAACACCATTCCCTATATCGCGCAAGCGGTTCAAATGATCATCAATGATGTGCCATACAGTGAGCATGGGTGGCGTTGAGTTTTTTGTGTGATGAATTGACGTAAGGCGTGATTTCTGCTATACTTTTTGGACGGTCTTATCAAAGGTGATCCTTGCAAAAAAGGCACTTTTGATCTGACTTTAGTCAGTGCTAGAGAGGCATACTGGCGCAGTAAAGGTCGACATTAACAATTGCATAAATCGCCTAACGTAAAAACCATATGGTACTATTTTTTGTTGGGGTTTTGGAGATGATTATTGTCACATTGTGGACCAAAATGGTTGTCGAAACCAGAGTGATCGCCAGTGGGGCGGTAACGATGGTAAATATCCTGATCTGGTACTATGTACTACAAAAGATCGTGGATGATATCAGCAACTGGCAACTGGTTCTCTTGTATGCCGTGGGGTGTGCTGTGGGAACTGTGATCAGTACATACTATTTCCACATGGACGAGGGAGCCAAAGCTCGCTTGATAGAACAAAATAATTCGTAATTATAAACAGATGAAAGACGATGTCCCTTTAGGGAAAGCGCAAATCGAAAGAACATAAACCGCTCTTATGAAAGTGATAAAGAGCGGTTTTTGTTTTTTATTTATAGAGGACGTGTGCATTTGTTAGCATCTTTGTTATTTCTACACCATCTACCGGCAACAAAGCGAAAAATTTGTATTGCGTAGATAAGTCATTAATTTGTAGCTCTGGTTGTGTCGCCTTGCCTATTTTATTGACATAATTTAAAAAATAGTATATTGTATAGAGTCAGTTTTTTAAAAGGCAAATAATTTAAATCAACCATCCAGAGGAGGATGAATCATGAATATTCTTAAAGATCTAACTAAAGAAGATGCAAACATTCCGGTTTTTCAGATTTCTAACTTTAGTTTTTTCCCGCATGTATTTGTGGAATCTTTGCCGTCATGTCCTAATTGTGCAGTTTTCAGCATTAAAGACGATGCCCGGCAAGAGACAACGTACATGGCTATCTCTGCTAATGTGCATGTTTCGCCTTTTGGGAATACATGGCGAGAAGTTTTTGATGACTTTCTCGCTTTTGCCAGGGCGAATTCATTATTCTTGAAGGACTGTATCGGAATGAATTTTTTCAAGAATAGTCCTGAAAATTATACGTCGGAATCAATGGGATCCATCCCAGAATTAAAAGCATATAAAAAAGGTGGAGAAGTTAATGTCATTCATGAAAAACCTTTTTCAAACGATCGACATCCAGAGCTTGAACCTGGGGAAATGTTTCTTTGCAATACTTCAGAAGAGAGTTTCATTGCTTTCTTATGGAAAACAAAGAGACGGGGAAAGATAGCATATTCTATCTTTGGTGATTTGGTCAATGATAAAAGGAGGAAAAATGACGAAGATCTTTACTATCCCGTTTTCATTCAAATGGCTGAGGTCAAGTGTAGAGGAATAGGTAACCTTAACGGCATGCAGCCTGCTGATTCTTGAGTATCTTCTGAATTATTCAATAAAATCCTACATACCATATGACGATCCGTTACTTATCGCAGAGCGGGTCGTTTTTTAATTCCTAAAACAAAACTTTTATTCATAAATCCAGTTCCCATCGTATTAACCAGTCTGCAGGTGAAGTGGAGAAATCTGATAAAAACAATATATTCTTACACTCTTTGATTTTAAGATTTCTCGACTTTTCTCAAGAAGATAAAGAGGCATATAGTTTTGGTATATTTGTCTATATAATGGGAATTGTGAGATGATGTATTTGAAATATATAATTTAATTCTACTCTCCCGCAGGGAGAGGGTTGGGGTAAGGGTAATTTGATTCCCATAAAAATATGGAAAATTTAAAAAATGGTATTTATCAGCACTATAAGGGGAAGCGGTACGAAGTGATCGGCGTGGCGCGCCATAGTGAGACATTGGAGGAGTTGGTGGTATATCGTGCGCTGTATCACTCGGAAGAATGTGGGGACAATGCGATGTGGGTACGGCCAAAGAGCATGTTTTGTGAGATGGTAGAGATCGGCGGAGTAAAAAAACCACGGTTTCAGTTTATTAAATAAATTTTTATACGTAATTTAACCCCCTCTCCCTTAGGGAGAGGGCGGGGTGAGGGCAAAAATATGGCACAAAAAAATATTCTCGGAGACTTGCGCAAGGAATTGCGCAAAAATGCTGACAAAGACGTCAAAAAAAGTGGAGAGCGATTTTTTAAGGAGGATGTAAAGTTTTATGGTATCAAAACGGCGACAGTGGCAAAAATCGCAAAAAAATATTTTTCTTTGATCAAAGATCTGCAGAAAAAGGAAATCTTTGATCTTTGCGAAGAGTTGTGGCAATCAGGATATATGGAGGAGTCATTTATCGCATGCAATTGGTCATATTCCCTACGAAAGAATTATGAGAAGAAAGATCTCAGAGTTTTTGAAAAATGGGTAAAAAATTATGTATCAAACTGGGCATCATGTGACACATTGTGCAATCATACGATCGGCACGACCGTGGAAATGTATCCGGAGCATATCGCAGATCTCAAAAAGTGGGCACGATCCAAAAATCGTTGGGTGCGCCGAGCGTCGGCGGTGACGCTCATTGTGCCGGCAAAGAAAGGGAAATTTCTTTCGGATATTTTTGCAATTGCGGATATATTGCTTACAGACAGTGATGATATGGTGCAAAAAGGCTATGGATGGATGCTCAAAGTGGCAAGTCAGGCACATCAAAAAGAGGTCTTTGATTACGTGATGCAAAACAAATCTGTGATGCCACGCACAGCACTGCGTTATGCGATCGAAAAAATGCCCAAAGAGCTAAAAGAGCAGGCGATGATGAGGTCTGTATAGGATTTTATGTGGGTAAGCCTAAAAATTGCACGAAAACAAGAGATGTTGACTAATTCACCCAAATAGTATATATTAAGGATAGTTAATTCACCTAAATATTAAAGATTATGATAATCAAAAGGATCATCCAAGAACCCATTGAAAAAGATCTTTTTGGTGGGAAAGCAATCATTATTTATGGGGCGAGACAAGTGGGAAAAACCACTTTAGTAAAGCAAATCCAAAAAAAATATCTCAATGAATCACTGTATATCAACTGTGATGAGCCTGATGTGCAGCAATCTTTGACCGGTAAGACATCCACTGAACTCTTTCACTTTTTTCAGGGAAAGAGGCTGATTATCATTGATGAAGCGCAAAGGGTGGAAAATATTGGCATGACGCTGAAGTTGATCGTGGATAATTATCCAGGAATTCAAGTGGTGGCTACCGGGTCTTCGTCTTTTGAATTATCAAACAAGATCGTAGAACCGCTTACGGGGCGGGCTATAGAATATACGTTATATCCTTTTTCTGTGGAAGAACTTCAAACAATATATGATCCAATAGAAATGAAGAGGCTTTTAGAGACACGCATGTTGTTTGGAAGTTATCCGGCGATGGTAATGGGTGAAAAAAATAGAGAAAGAACACTGATCACATTGGCAAATAATTATACGCATAAGGACATCTTGCAATATCACAACATCAAAAATCCGGAGGTTCTGATCAAGTTGTTGCAAGCGCTGGCCTTGCAAATAGGCAATGAGGTTTCATATAATGAATT
This window harbors:
- a CDS encoding helix-turn-helix domain-containing protein; amino-acid sequence: MSVNLTLKKLGLNEKEVRVYLALLRRGKTKPAELAKLTKLNRATLYHIAKGLVSSGIIAEDLSGKTLQYVSLPINDLKNILESDKRALKEKEDLVKRAVGELRLISSEKSYPVPKIRFIEEKDLEKFLFDNLVKWQKNVIASDGFWWGFQDHTFVENYPAWIAESWKTKESQHKNYLPQVFTNDSAPERRLKGKYQPKRHVKFLADTNFTATTWVCGNYIVMIHTRHTPFYLIEIHDEMMALNMREIFRKLWEIPTKEANKL
- a CDS encoding NUDIX domain-containing protein — its product is MKWIYQKNDVPVRDAGKKVRYKVTPAAYVIPVWQGKILLARRFQTGYEDGNYSLVAGHVERGETFVQCIVRETREEIGIIVQPDDLEMVHTMHRKIGKDSERVDLFFVTTRWQGEITNCEPHKCDDLLWCDGENLPQNTIPYIAQAVQMIINDVPYSEHGWR
- a CDS encoding DUF5698 domain-containing protein, whose protein sequence is MVLFFVGVLEMIIVTLWTKMVVETRVIASGAVTMVNILIWYYVLQKIVDDISNWQLVLLYAVGCAVGTVISTYYFHMDEGAKARLIEQNNS
- a CDS encoding DUF1653 domain-containing protein, whose product is MENLKNGIYQHYKGKRYEVIGVARHSETLEELVVYRALYHSEECGDNAMWVRPKSMFCEMVEIGGVKKPRFQFIK
- a CDS encoding DNA alkylation repair protein, which translates into the protein MAQKNILGDLRKELRKNADKDVKKSGERFFKEDVKFYGIKTATVAKIAKKYFSLIKDLQKKEIFDLCEELWQSGYMEESFIACNWSYSLRKNYEKKDLRVFEKWVKNYVSNWASCDTLCNHTIGTTVEMYPEHIADLKKWARSKNRWVRRASAVTLIVPAKKGKFLSDIFAIADILLTDSDDMVQKGYGWMLKVASQAHQKEVFDYVMQNKSVMPRTALRYAIEKMPKELKEQAMMRSV
- a CDS encoding ATP-binding protein — encoded protein: MIIKRIIQEPIEKDLFGGKAIIIYGARQVGKTTLVKQIQKKYLNESLYINCDEPDVQQSLTGKTSTELFHFFQGKRLIIIDEAQRVENIGMTLKLIVDNYPGIQVVATGSSSFELSNKIVEPLTGRAIEYTLYPFSVEELQTIYDPIEMKRLLETRMLFGSYPAMVMGEKNRERTLITLANNYTHKDILQYHNIKNPEVLIKLLQALALQIGNEVSYNELASLVGIDKVTVASYIQLLEKAFIIFRLNPFSRNLRNELKKMRKIYFYDTGIRNALINNFNTLDIRQDVGALWENYVISERIKSNNNHFQNKNMYFWRTWDQKEIDLVEERGGVLSAFEVKWKVKKSKVPKDFLDAYQNSNFILINRDNFLDIFHN